A genomic stretch from Sander vitreus isolate 19-12246 chromosome 17, sanVit1, whole genome shotgun sequence includes:
- the polr1c gene encoding DNA-directed RNA polymerases I and III subunit RPAC1 translates to MAATMSNVEEIRSRVILGEFNVKNVHSSDFPGNYPGYDDTWDMQKFQKNFRIDVVHLDESSMEFDMVGIDAAIANAFRRILLAEVPTMAIEKVFIYNNTSIVQDEVLAHRLGLVPIRADPRLFEYRNTGEEASEEEGSEIDTIQLQLKIKCSRNPRASKDSSDPRELYQNHMVYSRDIKWVPIGNQADVFADAVIGPVHDDILIAQLRPGHELDIIMHCVKGLGKDHAKFSPVATASYRLLPEITLLEPVEGEKAERLKRCFSRGVIDIEDVNGKKVAKVVNSRLDTCSREVLRHDDLKNVVKIGRLRDHFIFTVESTGILAPDVLVTEAIKVLMTKCQRFLNELDSTDIE, encoded by the exons ATGGCTGCGACCATGAGCAACGTGGAAGAAATTCGGAGTCGAGTAATACTGGGGGAATTTAATGTGAAGAAT gTTCATTCATCAGATTTCCCTGGCAACTATCCTGGCTATGATGACACCTGGGATATGCAGAAATTTCAAAAG AACTTCAGAATTGACGTAGTGCATCTGGATGAGAGCAGTATGGAGTTTGACATGGTGGGGATCGATGCAGCCATCGCCAACGCCTTCAGAAGGATCTTACTAGCAGAG GTGCCCACCATGGCAATAGAGAAGGTGTTTATCTATAACAACACATCCATCGTCCAGGATGAAGTCCTGGCCCACAGATTGGGCCTCGTCCCCATCAGAGCTGACCCTCGCCTGTTTGAGTACAGGAACACTG GTGAAGAGGCTTCAGAGGAAGAAGGTTCAGAAATAGACACTATTCAACTGCAGCTGAAGATTAAATGCAGCAGGAACCCCAGAGCCAGCAAAGACTCCTCTGACCCACGAGAGCTGTATCAGAACCACATGG TTTATTCCAGGGACATAAAGTGGGTCCCCATTGGGAACCAGGCAGACGTGTTTGCAGACGCCGTCATCGGACCAGTACACGATGACATCCTGATAGCTCAGCTCAGGCCAGGACACGAGCTGGACATTATCATGCACTGTGTCAAAGGACTTG GTAAAGACCATGCTAAGTTCTCTCCGGTGGCCACAGCCAGCTACCGCCTCCTCCCAGAGATCACCCTGCTGGAGCCCGTGGAGGGAGAGAAGGCCGAGCGCCTAAAACGCTGCTTCTCACGAGGAGTTATAGACATAGAAGATGTTAATG GGAAAAAGGTTGCCAAAGTAGTGAACAGTCGCTTGGATACATGCAGCAGGGAAGTCCTCCGACACGATGATCTGAAGAATGTGGTGAAGATCGGAAGACTGCGAGACCATTTCATCT TTACTGTGGAGTCGACTGGCATCCTGGCTCCAGATGTTCTGGTCACAGAGGCCATCAAAGTCCTCATGACCAAGTGTCAGAGGTTTCTCAATGAACTGGACTCTACCGACATAGAGTGA
- the LOC144532915 gene encoding uncharacterized protein LOC144532915, with protein sequence MAEAGRPVSQLCPLGGAVSLESTLSGQSLFDMSKSSTEAATPSRLAGGPGNTFQEEPKEAISDICKEHLATSPTGETNCSSLRAGREPGKQEQSQSEHCEPQRVSSHPPSLAETHTPSHHHGTVVNANNDNPQAGGTVQSINPAALPVHRSPSDTLPLVKQGVAPQAAVSHTCRLAYHGGDNSVQEAGSPSMLACKQPTQLQQCNIITTICRGVSSGEGVVQLPQSRCVCVPLPAAAAKVEGVVEKSHLPPKCDNKALCYGSYNHHVNFEDTFAAYCHPQPIPAPSQLLPRPAAAEPNWDVHRAAATPSVTNHLALPRLISSVSETGLDAKHLLRCCNLNCSWISLLPPGAGPQSQKHFGGEECCSSPVGQVRTISRDMGTMTAHKELRDVGVQTGQTVTPHVFPQICLAEESRSETSCSQTSNTDSDGGKKPGGASKSPVKEVKWDAEGMTWEVYGASVDPEELGLAIQKHLELQIKETASHAAKLSRQDTNATRQGGNTSWKRKRSRMMGSFRTPGCCTRSTTAVD encoded by the coding sequence ATGGCAGAGGCCGGACGTCCTGTGTCCCAGCTGTGCCCACTAGGGGGAGCTGTTTCCTTGGAATCTACCCTCTCTGGTCAGTCCCTCTTTGACATGTCCAAGAGCTCTACAGAGGCTGCTACGCCCTCCAGACTGGCTGGAGGACCAGGTAACACCTTCCAGGAGGAGCCGAAGGAGGCCATCAGTGACATCTGTAAAGAGCATTTAGCAACCTCTCCTACCGGAGAAACTAACTGCAGCAGTCTGAGGGCCGGCAGAGAGCCTGGTAAACAAGAACAAAGCCAGTCTGAACACTGTGAGCCCCAAAGGGTTTCCAGCCACCCTCCTAGTCTGGCTGAGACGCATACACCCTCACATCATCACGGGACAGTCGTGAATGCAAACAATGACAACCCTCAGGCTGGCGGGACAGTGCAGAGCATAAACCCAGCCGCCCTACCGGTTCACAGGAGTCCCTCAGACACTTTGCCTCTGGTTAAACAGGGAGTGGCCCCCCAGGCTGCAGTCAGCCACACGTGTAGACTTGCATACCATGGTGGAGATAACAGTGTCCAGGAGGCTGGGAGTCCCTCTATGTTAGCCTGCAAGCAGCCCACGCAGCTGCAGCAGTGCAACATCATCACCACTATTTGTCGAGGGGTTAGCAGTGGAGAAGGTGTTGTCCAGCTGCCTCAGAGCCGCTGTGTCTGTGTCCCGTTGCCCGCGGCAGCAGCCAAAGTGGAGGGTGTTGTGGAAAAGTCCCATCTTCCCCCTAAATGTGACAACAAAGCACTCTGCTATGGCTCCTACAACCATCATGTCAATTTCGAGGACACGTTTGCTGCCTACTGCCATCCCCAGCCCATCCCCGCCCCCTCCCAGCTGCTGCCACGCCCGGCGGCCGCAGAGCCAAACTGGGACGTGCATCGTGCAGCGGCAACTCCTTCAGTGACAAACCATCTCGCCCTGCCTCGCCTCATCTCCTCTGTCAGCGAGACGGGCCTGGATGCCAAACACCTGCTGCGCTGCTGCAACCTCAACTGCTCTTGGATCAGCTTGCTTCCTCCTGGTGCTGGGCCACAGTCCCAAAAACACTTTGGCGGAGAAGAATGCTGCAGCAGTCCCGTGGGCCAAGTCAGAACCATCAGCCGGGACATGGGGACTATGACGGCGCACAAAGAGCTGAGGGATGTCGGGGTGCAGACGGGACAGACTGTCACACCTCATGTGTTCCCCCAGATCTGTCTGGCAGAGGAGAGCAGGAGTGAGACATCCTGCAGCCAGACATCGAACACTGACAGTGACGGAGGCAAGAAACCGGGTGGAGCTTCCAAGTCCCCAGTGAAGGAGGTGAAGTGGGATGCAGAGGGGATGACATGGGAGGTGTACGGGGCCTCTGTGGACCCAGAGGAGCTGGGCCTGGCCATCCAGAAACACCTGGAGCTGCAGATCAAGGAGACAGCAAGCCACGCGGCCAAGCTGTCCCGCCAGGACACCAACGCCACCCGGCAGGGCGGGAACACTAGctggaagagaaagaggagcaggATGATGGGCTCCTTCCGAACCCCGGGCTGCTGCACTCGCAGCACTACAGCTGTGGACTAA